A region from the Rosa rugosa chromosome 6, drRosRugo1.1, whole genome shotgun sequence genome encodes:
- the LOC133718086 gene encoding phospholipase A(1) DAD1, chloroplastic has translation MKLSMIKPISATPCTQLSTPKLKSMISCCTLTHSPVKPTQQIKFTDNFPSWEQLLNPVSVDLHSPMSASTSTSTSTSTSTTKRQTIRSVRKNWMEYQGVKNWEGLLDPLDGNLRREIIRYGNFVDAAYKAFDFDPDSPTYATCKYPKSTVFDNSGLPGTGYRITKNLRATSGINLPRWIERAPSWVGTQSSWIGYVAVCKDKDEIARLGRRDVVIALRGTATCLEWLENLRVTLTHLPCGSKAAHTGGAEGSEPMVESGFLSLYTSGTDLVPSLQQMIREEIGRLLQTYGDEPLSLTITGHSLGAALATLAAYDIKSTFNRAPLATVISFGGPRVGNRSFRHNLEKKGAKVLRIVNEEDLITKVPGFVVDDNRARHVAGSPLVRMAAEFQNWIQKRVEETQWVYSEVGKELRLSSKNSPDLTAMNMSTCHDLGTYLHLVENFVSEKCPCKSTAKKLLSRVH, from the coding sequence ATGAAGCTCTCCATGATCAAACCCATAAGTGCTACTCCCTGCACACAGCTCTCTACTCCAAAGCTCAAGTCAATGATCAGCTGCTGCACCCTCACTCATTCACCAGTAAAGCCCACCCAGCAAATCAAGTTCACTGATAACTTCCCCAGCTGGGAACAATTGCTCAACCCAGTCTCAGTTGATCTCCACTCCCCAATGAGTGCCTCCACCTCCACATcgacctccacctccacctccactaCTAAAAGACAAACTATTCGGTCGGTCCGAAAGAATTGGATGGAGTACCAAGGAGTCAAGAACTGGGAAGGACTGCTCGACCCACTAGACGGAAATCTGCGCCGAGAAATTATCCGGTACGGCAATTTCGTCGACGCAGCCTACAAGGCATTTGACTTTGACCCGGATTCACCTACATACGCAACCTGCAAGTATCCCAAAAGTACGGTTTTTGACAACTCCGGACTTCCGGGGACAGGTTACCGGATCACCAAGAATCTACGTGCCACGTCAGGCATTAACCTGCCACGCTGGATCGAAAGGGCACCGAGCTGGGTTGGCACTCAATCCAGCTGGATTGGATACGTGGCGGTGTGTAAAGACAAAGACGAAATCGCCAGACTTGGACGACGCGATGTCGTCATTGCTTTAAGAGGCACCGCCACATGTTTGGAGTGGCTCGAAAATCTACGAGTCACTCTAACTCATCTCCCGTGTGGGTCTAAAGCTGCTCACACAGGAGGAGCTGAGGGGTCCGAACCAATGGTCGAGAGTGGGTTTTTGAGCCTTTACACTTCGGGAACCGACCTAGTCCCAAGCTTGCAACAAATGATACGTGAAGAAATTGGGAGGTTGCTTCAAACCTACGGCGACGAGCCGCTGAGCCTAACCATCACTGGCCACAGCCTCGGCGCCGCACTCGCAACTCTGGCGGCGTACGACATCAAATCCACATTCAACCGCGCACCACTCGCCACGGTCATATCCTTTGGCGGTCCAAGAGTTGGCAACCGTAGCTTCCGCCACAATCTCGAGAAAAAAGGCGCCAAAGTCTTACGCATTGTGAACGAGGAAGATTTGATTACCAAAGTGCCGGGGTTCGTGGTCGACGACAACCGAGCCCGGCACGTTGCGGGGAGTCCCCTCGTCCGTATGGCTGCTGAATTCCAGAATTGGATTCAGAAGCGGGTCGAGGAGACACAGTGGGTTTATTCCGAGGTGGGGAAAGAGCTCAGACTCAGTAGCAAGAACTCGCCGGACCTGACCGCTATGAACATGTCAACATGTCACGATCTCGGAACTTACCTCCACCTCGTGGAAAACTTCGTCAGCGAAAAGTGCCCTTGCAAATCCACCGCAAAGAAGTTGTTGAGTAGAGTACACTAA